GAGCAGGCCGGCCAGGGCGAGCAGGCCTCCGGCCAGCCCGAGGCCAAGGCGCGCGACGCGGTCGCCGCCGACCTCGCCTCGATCGAGCGCGGTCTCGAGCGCGGGCAGCGCTCCCGCCGCGCGGGTCGCGACGCCGGAGCTCCGCAGCAGGACGGCGAGCGCACCGAGAAGAACGGCGGCGACGAGCGTCGTCGCGAGCGCAACGACCGTCAGGACCGCCCGCAGCGCGCCCAGGGTGAGCAGCGCAACCAGCAGCAGGACGACGAGGAGCGCGGCGGCCGACGCCGCCGCGGGCGCGACCGTTACCGCGACCGCGACCGCAAGCGCGGTCGTTCGCGCGGCACCGCCGACCTCGGTGCCGAGGACTTCGAGGTCCACGAGGACGACGTCCTGCTCCCCGTGGCGGGCATCCTCGACATCCGCGACAACTACGCGTCGATCCGCACGACCGGCTACCTGCCGGGCGCGAGCGACGTGTACGTCTCGCTCGCTCAGGTGAAGAAGAACGGCCTGCGCCGTGGTGACGCGATCACCGGCGCCGTCCGCCAGCCGCGCGAGGGCGAGCAGCCGCAGGTCCACACGGCCCGCAGCAAGGCCAACCCGCTCGTCCGCCTCGACACGGTCAACGGCATGTCGCCCGCCGAGGCGATGGACCGTCCGGACTTCACGAAGCTCACGCCCCTGTACCCGCAGGAGCGTCTGCGCCTCGAGAACGTCGGGGCGACCAAGCTCACGCCGCGCGTCATCGACATCGTCGCCCCGATCGGTAAGGGCCAGCGCGGCCTCATCGTCGCGCCCCCGAAAGCGGGCAAGACGATCATCATGCAGCAGATCGCCAACTCCATCACGGCGAACAACCCTGAGGTGCACCTCATGGTCGTGCTCGTCGACGAGCGGCCCGAAGAGGTCACCGACATGGAGCGCACGGTCCAGGGCGAGGTCATCGCCTCGACCTTCGACCGTCCGGCGTCCGACCACACGATCGTCGCGGAGCTCGCGATCGAGCGCGCGAAGCGTCTCGTCGAGCTCGGCCAGGACGTCGTCGTGCTGCTCGACTCGCTGACGCGTCTGTCGCGTGCGTACAACCTCGCGGCGCCCGCCTCGGGCCGCATCCTCTCCGGTGGTGTCGACGCCTCGGCGCTGTACCCGCCCAAGCGGTTCTTCGGCGCGGCGCGCAACATCGAGGACGGCGGCTCGCTCACCATCC
This genomic window from Flavimobilis soli contains:
- the rho gene encoding transcription termination factor Rho, which produces MRLPELQAVAAQLGVKGTSKMRKSDLVDAIKSARSGSSAPRAAASSRKSGSADTSAKTPAAEQPRDVRGSDDQPQGDDRRSASSEDAALAREEAARKRAEARLAAKERRRAEQAGQGEQASGQPEAKARDAVAADLASIERGLERGQRSRRAGRDAGAPQQDGERTEKNGGDERRRERNDRQDRPQRAQGEQRNQQQDDEERGGRRRRGRDRYRDRDRKRGRSRGTADLGAEDFEVHEDDVLLPVAGILDIRDNYASIRTTGYLPGASDVYVSLAQVKKNGLRRGDAITGAVRQPREGEQPQVHTARSKANPLVRLDTVNGMSPAEAMDRPDFTKLTPLYPQERLRLENVGATKLTPRVIDIVAPIGKGQRGLIVAPPKAGKTIIMQQIANSITANNPEVHLMVVLVDERPEEVTDMERTVQGEVIASTFDRPASDHTIVAELAIERAKRLVELGQDVVVLLDSLTRLSRAYNLAAPASGRILSGGVDASALYPPKRFFGAARNIEDGGSLTILASALVETGSKMDEVIFEEFKGTGNMELRLSRSLADKRIFPAVDVNASGTRREEILMGADELKITWKLRRVLAALDQQQAIELLLGKFKETKSNVEFLLQVQKTTPTGPHDDEAGKTV